A genomic region of Homalodisca vitripennis isolate AUS2020 chromosome 5, UT_GWSS_2.1, whole genome shotgun sequence contains the following coding sequences:
- the LOC124363825 gene encoding adenylate kinase 8 has translation MMAVDASMRKLKIPAKFMPYLEKHRIYELFHDLGNKLAMEQPPDPIQFLKDSLVRLQEGRDHRVIILMTPPYFDRTRLSQIISQKTGYGIVSRYLVKGSGNFYNPITLAESTAKFISSSEREGWILSDFPDTVEEAKRLIKAGVLPTHAFLFLQNDQHDEGEIHKAVRTVDTSPSILLEYDHSIYRLRELFKSSLKVVKIKDRTVEDLADLCARLAEKMPPRLAPKLFRVTLFGPRGSRRRTLAKLLSRNFNLVHVDMIHLINSAKMMENDIGDEIRFYDKNNYTYTKKLIFQLVKDRLEQYDCVERGYVLTNFPTCVDDFVFLDSLDAPPNRVIFLDIDGNDCLTRLEDRVVNMYTGSLHSRKAIEGDSFLKSQSLPHPDDESCKVSEEIKFYMSSVNAMIDYCGGTCSIIDARGSTRSLLERVEAVLMGSSPASDPRPATVPRASLIERKPSVKPRISYPVTRTEVFPLIDYEDLIQRFKQLKGKLSSRNRGSEETEDSSNIEDDYFFYENNNRLTQKFESENQGGVEVIQLYKGHWSKAEGKKESKSRSQEFNEPVTSSVVRDEY, from the coding sequence ATGATGGCGGTCGACGCTTCAATGAGAAAACTGAAAATACCTGCAAAGTTTATGCCTTACTTGGAAAAACACAGAATTTACGAGCTTTTTCACGACTTGGGAAACAAGCTCGCCATGGAACAGCCTCCAGATCCAATTCAGTTCCTGAAGGATAGTCTAGTGCGTCTGCAAGAAGGTAGAGACCATCGCGTGATAATACTGATGACTCCACCGTACTTTGACAGAACCAGACTATCGCAGATCATATCCCAGAAGACTGGTTATGGAATTGTATCCAGATATCTAGTGAAGGGCTCGGGGAACTTTTACAATCCAATAACTTTGGCCGAGTCCACGGCGAAATTCATCTCTTCTTCTGAAAGAGAAGGTTGGATTTTATCAGACTTCCCTGACACAGTTGAGGAAGCGAAACGATTGATTAAGGCCGGTGTGCTGCCAACTCACGCGTTCTTGTTTCTGCAAAACGACCAACACGACGAGGGTGAAATACACAAAGCAGTGCGTACCGTTGACACTTCTCCTTCGATTCTTCTTGAGTACGACCACTCAATTTATCGTCTAAGAGAATTATTCAAGTCTTCTTTAAAAGTCGTGAAGATAAAAGACAGAACTGTAGAGGATTTGGCAGACTTGTGTGCGAGATTGGCAGAAAAAATGCCCCCTCGCCTCGCTCCGAAATTGTTCCGCGTGACCTTGTTTGGACCGAGAGGATCGAGAAGAAGAACGCTGGCAAAGTTGCTCAGCAGAAACTTCAATTTGGTTCATGTCGATATGATTCATCTGATAAATTCCGCCAAGATGATGGAAAACGATATAGGTGACGAGATTCGCTTTTATGACAAAAACAACTACACGTATACGAAAAAACTCATTTTCCAGTTGGTCAAAGATAGGCTTGAACAATACGATTGCGTGGAGCGTGGTTACGTATTGACCAACTTTCCAACTTGTGTGGACGATTTTGTTTTTCTAGACTCTCTAGACGCTCCGCCGAACAGAGTGATTTTCTTAGACATCGATGGCAACGACTGCCTTACCAGACTAGAAGACAGAGTGGTCAATATGTACACTGGAAGCCTGCATTCGAGGAAGGCAATTGAAGGCGATTCCTTCCTGAAATCGCAGAGTTTGCCTCATCCTGACGATGAATCCTGCAAAGTAAGCGAGGAGATTAAATTTTACATGTCCTCCGTTAATGCAATGATAGATTACTGTGGAGGAACATGTTCTATAATAGATGCTAGAGGGTCAACGAGATCCCTTTTGGAGAGGGTGGAGGCCGTTCTTATGGGTTCCTCGCCGGCGTCCGACCCTCGACCTGCCACAGTACCCCGAGCCTCTCTAATAGAACGTAAGCCCAGCGTTAAACCACGGATATCATACCCAGTGACGCGCACAGAAGTCTTTCCTCTCATCGATTATGAAGATCTCATCCAGAGATTTAAGCAGCTTAAAGGAAAATTGAGCAGTCGCAATCGAGGATCCGAAGAGACTGAGGATTCCTCTAACATTGAGGACGATTATTTTTTCTACGAAAATAACAACAGATTAACACAGAAATTTGAGAGTGAAAACCAAGGTGGTGTGGAAGTGATACAATTATATAAAGGACATTGGTCCAAAGCAGAGGGGAAAAAGGAGTCGAAAAGTCGCAGTCAAGAATTCAATGAGCCTGTAACATCCTCAGTCGTTAGGGACGAATATTAA